A region from the Lentisphaera profundi genome encodes:
- the trxA gene encoding thioredoxin: MKLKAILLTSVLLMTLNLSAADKNVVDLTDKDFKENVIQQKGIVLVDFHATWCGPCKQLSPEIHKLAETYKGKAKIVKVDVDKAPKISKQYNIQYIPHVLLFKDGKLVKVVEGRDAKSIGKDIEAAMK, translated from the coding sequence ATGAAACTCAAAGCAATTTTACTCACATCAGTACTTTTAATGACACTTAATTTAAGTGCTGCCGATAAAAACGTTGTCGATCTTACTGATAAAGATTTCAAAGAAAATGTAATCCAACAGAAAGGAATAGTTTTAGTCGATTTCCACGCTACGTGGTGCGGTCCTTGTAAACAGCTAAGTCCAGAAATTCATAAACTCGCTGAAACGTATAAAGGCAAAGCTAAAATTGTGAAAGTTGATGTAGATAAAGCACCCAAAATTTCCAAGCAGTACAATATTCAATACATCCCTCATGTACTGCTCTTCAAGGATGGCAAACTTGTGAAAGTTGTCGAAGGGCGTGATGCTAAAAGTATAGGTAAAGATATTGAAGCAGCCATGAAATAG
- a CDS encoding Gfo/Idh/MocA family protein yields MDIRIGIIGAGENTRLKHIPLLQKIEGVQIVAISNRSMASAQKVCDQFNIANAYDDWQKIIHDPTIDAVLIGTWPNMHKLLTCEALKAGKHVLCEARMARDLAEAREMLDESHLRPSQIAQIVPAPFTLKYDTEIIKLIGNNFFGDILAVNGRFNFNTFLDADAPMHWRENRDISGNNIMLMGILYESMSRWLGPAKSVIASGKIFSSLKDYNGKARPVDIPEHLNILAQVDNGVEAHLQFSSVTALEDCPQSIWIFGSNGTAHLDLKNDQLLLGKKGDTELQLHNFTPPADAIWRVEEEFINAIRGTEKINLTDFDTAFQYMKFTEAVTLSLQEDKRIHLSNLGTLL; encoded by the coding sequence ATGGACATTCGCATTGGCATCATTGGCGCTGGAGAAAATACTCGCCTGAAGCATATCCCCCTCTTACAAAAAATTGAGGGAGTACAAATTGTCGCCATTTCCAACCGCAGTATGGCATCGGCTCAAAAAGTCTGCGATCAATTTAATATTGCGAATGCTTATGACGATTGGCAGAAAATCATACATGATCCCACTATTGATGCTGTCCTTATTGGCACCTGGCCCAATATGCACAAGCTACTCACCTGCGAAGCATTAAAAGCCGGTAAGCATGTTCTTTGCGAAGCACGCATGGCAAGAGACTTGGCCGAAGCTCGTGAGATGCTTGATGAATCGCATTTGCGACCATCGCAAATAGCTCAAATTGTGCCTGCTCCTTTCACCCTCAAATATGATACTGAAATCATTAAACTCATTGGTAACAACTTCTTTGGAGATATTTTAGCCGTCAATGGGCGCTTTAATTTTAATACTTTCTTGGATGCAGATGCTCCCATGCATTGGCGAGAAAACCGCGATATCTCTGGAAACAATATTATGCTCATGGGCATACTTTACGAAAGTATGTCGCGCTGGCTAGGTCCCGCCAAATCTGTCATTGCTTCGGGTAAAATATTTAGTAGCTTAAAAGATTACAATGGCAAAGCTCGCCCCGTAGATATTCCCGAACATCTTAATATTCTTGCCCAAGTCGACAATGGTGTGGAAGCTCATCTGCAGTTTTCTTCCGTCACTGCACTTGAGGACTGTCCTCAGTCGATTTGGATTTTTGGATCAAATGGCACGGCTCATTTAGATTTGAAAAATGATCAATTACTCCTAGGCAAGAAAGGTGATACCGAACTTCAGCTACATAATTTTACTCCACCTGCCGATGCCATATGGCGTGTAGAAGAAGAATTCATCAATGCCATACGCGGTACAGAAAAAATTAATTTAACCGATTTCGATACCGCTTTTCAATACATGAAATTTACCGAAGCCGTGACTCTTAGTCTTCAAGAAGACAAACGCATTCACTTATCAAATTTAGGAACTCTATTATGA
- a CDS encoding D-2-hydroxyacid dehydrogenase, whose amino-acid sequence MKTLILDAYTANPGDLNWNAIEKITELQIHARTTPSELIARAKDAEALLTNKVIISAEDMALLPSLKYIGVLATGTNVVDLKAAAAQGITVTNIPAYSTPFVAQHTIALILNIFNKVAEHSESAKSGAWANCQDFSYTHGSLHELQEKTLGIIGLGAIGQKVANIAKALGMNIVALESARPAKDSTPRLTHDDFFSQSDIISLHCPLSPESQEIINSKSLNLMKTTAVIINTGRGPLINEADLADALNKGQIAAAGLDVLSAEPPAADNPLLSAKNCAITPHIAWAAQECRDRLIQIAADNIQAFIDGTVYNKVN is encoded by the coding sequence ATGAAAACACTTATTCTCGACGCTTACACAGCCAACCCCGGCGATCTGAATTGGAACGCCATTGAAAAAATCACTGAGCTCCAAATTCATGCACGAACTACTCCTAGTGAGCTCATAGCCAGAGCGAAAGATGCCGAAGCCTTGCTCACTAACAAAGTTATCATCTCTGCCGAAGACATGGCGCTTTTACCAAGTTTAAAATATATTGGTGTGCTTGCGACTGGTACCAATGTCGTCGATTTAAAAGCTGCCGCCGCACAAGGCATCACGGTAACAAATATCCCTGCTTACTCCACTCCCTTTGTCGCTCAGCATACAATTGCCCTTATACTCAATATTTTTAATAAAGTCGCTGAGCATTCCGAATCCGCTAAAAGTGGCGCATGGGCAAACTGCCAAGATTTTTCATATACCCACGGAAGCCTCCATGAGTTACAAGAAAAAACCCTCGGCATTATTGGCCTCGGTGCAATTGGACAAAAGGTTGCGAACATCGCAAAAGCATTGGGCATGAATATTGTCGCCCTCGAATCTGCGAGACCTGCAAAAGATTCGACCCCACGTTTAACGCATGATGATTTCTTTTCTCAAAGCGATATCATTAGCCTTCATTGTCCTTTAAGTCCTGAAAGCCAAGAGATTATCAATTCCAAATCCCTTAATCTCATGAAAACTACTGCCGTGATTATCAATACCGGTCGTGGACCACTCATCAATGAAGCTGATTTAGCTGATGCACTCAACAAGGGTCAAATTGCCGCCGCTGGCTTAGATGTACTAAGTGCTGAACCCCCTGCAGCAGACAATCCCCTACTCTCAGCCAAAAACTGTGCTATTACCCCACATATTGCTTGGGCTGCACAAGAGTGTCGTGATAGGCTCATTCAAATTGCCGCAGATAACATCCAGGCTTTTATTGATGGTACAGTTTATAACAAAGTAAATTAA
- a CDS encoding IclR family transcriptional regulator, with the protein MSSEKETKSSYIIPNLDRALRVMELLADNPKGLTMSEISDALKIPKNSAFRITATMDHRGFLERDPLSKAYILTNKMTNISHSTLAEKSLVENAWPSMLQLRDETLETILFGTLVDTKGVVLEQAPAHHGFKFTVDIGTQFGLHTAAPGKAMLAHMSEREQDRFIQAMSFEKYTKNTITNADDFRTELAKAKIQGYGVDCDEEREGMRCVAAPVFNSKRQPIAAIWLTGPSSRIPIKNFPKLGQACIDAATEISKKLGA; encoded by the coding sequence ATGTCATCTGAAAAAGAAACTAAAAGCTCGTATATCATCCCCAACCTTGATCGAGCTTTGCGCGTCATGGAATTATTAGCTGACAATCCTAAGGGGCTGACCATGTCGGAAATTTCTGACGCCCTAAAAATCCCAAAAAACTCCGCCTTCCGCATCACTGCAACCATGGATCATCGTGGATTTTTAGAGCGTGACCCCTTGAGCAAAGCTTATATCCTGACCAATAAGATGACGAATATTTCACACTCAACCCTTGCTGAAAAAAGCTTAGTAGAAAATGCTTGGCCAAGTATGTTACAGCTTCGTGACGAAACCTTAGAGACCATTCTTTTCGGGACTTTAGTTGATACAAAAGGTGTGGTACTTGAGCAAGCTCCTGCTCATCACGGTTTTAAGTTCACGGTTGATATTGGAACTCAGTTTGGCCTCCATACTGCTGCACCGGGAAAAGCCATGCTAGCTCACATGAGTGAAAGAGAACAGGATCGCTTCATCCAAGCGATGTCTTTTGAAAAGTATACAAAGAATACGATCACAAATGCCGATGATTTTCGTACAGAATTAGCCAAAGCTAAAATCCAAGGCTATGGAGTGGACTGCGATGAAGAACGCGAGGGAATGCGCTGTGTGGCAGCCCCCGTTTTTAACTCCAAGCGTCAGCCGATTGCGGCAATATGGCTTACGGGTCCTTCGAGTAGGATTCCTATAAAGAACTTCCCTAAACTCGGACAAGCCTGTATTGATGCTGCCACTGAGATATCTAAAAAACTCGGCGCTTAA
- a CDS encoding Gfo/Idh/MocA family protein, translating to MKTLKWGILGPGRIAEKVAEAILQSENGELYAIGSRSLDKAADFAKRFGASKSYDSYEELCADDKLDIIYIATPHSFHCEHSMIAMKHGKHVLCEKPFALDADEASQMMNCAKKNNVFLMEAMWSRFLPGMKKVKELLASNAIGTIKTFTANFCFSSSPEQKPRLFEPSLGGGALLDVGIYPVTLACSFFGFPLKSSARADLTDKGVDATSYYNLEFVNGVKAEMFSSIVQEGDSKAVITGEEGQIIIHANCWTLQSITLKNGKETSFHTPYEGSDYRLQIEEVNQCIEHGLKESSVNSFQWTQGMMQVMDDLREKMGVDYKTKM from the coding sequence ATGAAAACATTAAAATGGGGGATTCTTGGTCCCGGACGAATTGCAGAGAAAGTTGCTGAGGCAATCCTGCAAAGTGAAAATGGAGAACTTTATGCAATCGGTTCAAGAAGTTTAGATAAAGCTGCGGATTTCGCAAAACGTTTTGGTGCAAGTAAGTCTTATGATTCTTACGAAGAACTCTGTGCCGATGATAAACTCGACATTATCTATATTGCTACACCACATAGTTTTCACTGTGAACATAGTATGATTGCCATGAAGCATGGTAAGCATGTTTTGTGTGAAAAGCCTTTTGCTTTAGATGCTGATGAAGCAAGTCAGATGATGAATTGTGCGAAAAAAAATAATGTCTTTCTGATGGAAGCCATGTGGAGTCGCTTTCTTCCAGGCATGAAGAAAGTAAAAGAGCTTTTAGCAAGCAATGCTATCGGTACTATAAAAACCTTTACGGCAAACTTTTGCTTTAGTTCTAGTCCAGAGCAAAAACCACGTCTATTTGAGCCCAGTTTAGGTGGTGGAGCTTTGCTAGATGTGGGCATATACCCAGTGACTTTAGCCTGTAGTTTTTTTGGTTTTCCGCTTAAGTCCTCTGCAAGAGCGGATTTAACTGATAAAGGCGTCGACGCAACGAGTTATTATAACTTAGAATTTGTTAATGGCGTAAAGGCTGAAATGTTTTCTAGTATTGTTCAAGAGGGTGATAGCAAAGCGGTCATTACTGGTGAAGAAGGACAAATCATTATTCATGCGAATTGCTGGACGCTACAATCAATCACTTTAAAAAATGGTAAAGAGACAAGTTTTCATACTCCCTATGAAGGCAGTGATTACCGTTTACAGATTGAAGAAGTGAATCAATGTATCGAACATGGGCTTAAAGAGAGCTCAGTAAATTCTTTTCAATGGACGCAAGGGATGATGCAAGTCATGGATGATCTTCGCGAAAAAATGGGCGTCGATTATAAGACGAAGATGTAA